The following proteins come from a genomic window of Blattabacterium cuenoti:
- a CDS encoding 3-oxoacyl-ACP synthase III family protein, translated as MIRSIITGTGHYLPDKIIKKDHFMEHKFYDNRGFKIKKSNEEIINKFQKITEIEERRYVNKGLFNSDIAAIAAKRALNNSKICKEKIDYIISAHNYGDIHPISYQSDLVPSISAKIKNKLQIKNKKCRPYDMIFGCPGWIEGMILANQLLRSKHAKNILITSSETLSQVTDPHDRNAMIFSDGAGAAVLSAMEYLENEKDGIIHYDTQCDNNEKLYYLTNGPSLNPSYKKSLVNIRMNGRRIYEYALTEVPNMLKNMLDHANLHLHDIQKIILHQANAKMDYAILKRLLKLYNDTSLKKDCLLKIMPMTIQKFGNSSVATVPTLLDLILKGKMPPHEIKPGDTILMASLGAGMNINGMIYRFPQKKNKYEKKNTSRKL; from the coding sequence ATGATTCGATCAATCATTACAGGAACGGGGCATTATTTACCAGACAAGATTATAAAAAAAGATCATTTTATGGAACATAAATTTTATGATAATAGAGGATTCAAAATTAAAAAATCTAATGAAGAAATCATTAATAAATTTCAAAAAATTACAGAAATAGAGGAAAGGAGATATGTAAATAAAGGATTATTTAATTCTGATATTGCTGCTATTGCGGCAAAAAGAGCTTTGAATAATTCTAAAATTTGTAAAGAAAAAATAGATTATATCATATCGGCTCATAACTATGGAGATATTCATCCTATTTCTTATCAATCTGATTTAGTTCCTTCTATATCTGCTAAAATCAAAAATAAACTTCAAATAAAAAATAAAAAATGTAGACCATATGATATGATTTTTGGTTGTCCAGGTTGGATAGAAGGAATGATTCTAGCAAATCAACTTTTACGATCTAAACATGCTAAAAACATATTGATTACTAGTTCTGAAACCTTATCTCAAGTAACAGATCCACATGATAGAAATGCAATGATTTTTTCCGATGGTGCCGGAGCGGCGGTTTTATCTGCTATGGAATATTTAGAAAACGAAAAAGATGGAATTATCCATTATGATACTCAATGTGATAATAATGAAAAATTATATTATTTAACGAATGGGCCTTCTTTAAATCCTAGTTATAAGAAATCTTTAGTTAATATTAGAATGAATGGAAGAAGAATTTATGAATATGCATTAACAGAAGTTCCAAACATGTTAAAAAATATGCTTGATCATGCTAATTTACATCTTCATGATATTCAGAAAATTATTCTTCATCAAGCTAATGCTAAAATGGATTATGCAATTTTAAAAAGATTATTGAAATTATATAATGATACATCCTTAAAAAAGGATTGTTTATTGAAAATTATGCCTATGACAATTCAAAAATTTGGAAATTCTTCTGTAGCTACTGTTCCCACTTTATTGGATTTAATTCTTAAAGGAAAAATGCCTCCTCATGAAATAAAACCTGGAGATACAATTCTTATGGCTTCCTTAGGTGCTGGAATGAATATTAATGGAATGATTTACCGTTTCCCCCAAAAAAAAAATAAATATGAAAAAAAAAATACATCCCGAAAACTATAG
- the ubiE gene encoding bifunctional demethylmenaquinone methyltransferase/2-methoxy-6-polyprenyl-1,4-benzoquinol methylase UbiE codes for MNKYSPSSKEKKLKNMFDHIAKKYDFINHILSFGIDFIWRKKAIHLLYKFSEKKDLKILDLATGTGDFAILLAHKFKHAYITGLDPSDKMLKIAEKKIKKSFFEERIQTIQGYSQYIPFQNDTFDIVTIAFGIRNFQYIHSSMKEIYRILKTSGILVILEFSTPSNYWIKKIYYFYFHFVKKVGNFISKNHFAYNYLKESIFSFPYYNQKMKKFLKYHQFDPIYMQKLTFGIVSIYLVKKKKKLILNTFN; via the coding sequence ATGAATAAATATTCTCCTTCTTCAAAAGAAAAGAAATTGAAAAACATGTTTGATCATATTGCTAAAAAATACGACTTTATCAATCATATACTCTCTTTTGGAATAGATTTTATATGGAGAAAAAAAGCTATTCATTTATTATACAAATTTAGTGAAAAAAAAGATCTAAAAATATTAGATTTAGCTACTGGTACTGGAGATTTCGCTATATTACTAGCTCATAAATTCAAACACGCTTATATTACGGGATTAGATCCATCTGATAAAATGCTGAAAATAGCAGAAAAAAAAATAAAAAAATCTTTTTTTGAAGAAAGAATTCAAACTATTCAAGGATATTCGCAATATATTCCGTTTCAAAATGATACTTTTGATATAGTAACTATTGCTTTTGGAATAAGAAATTTTCAATACATTCATTCTTCTATGAAAGAAATATATAGAATTTTAAAAACCTCAGGAATTTTAGTGATTTTAGAATTTTCTACCCCTTCCAATTATTGGATAAAAAAAATTTATTATTTTTATTTTCATTTTGTAAAAAAAGTCGGAAATTTTATTTCAAAAAATCATTTTGCTTATAATTATTTAAAAGAATCTATATTCTCTTTTCCCTATTATAACCAAAAAATGAAGAAATTTTTAAAATATCATCAATTCGATCCAATTTATATGCAAAAACTAACTTTTGGAATTGTTTCTATTTACTTAGTCAAGAAAAAAAAAAAATTGATTTTGAATACCTTTAATTAA
- a CDS encoding GH3 auxin-responsive promoter family protein, whose translation MIKYLSGYFTSAFLKKRIKSIEFFIRYPIEIQNQLINHMVSYAKNTEFGKKYGFRDIKKYHQFSERIPICKYSDLQYSIQRIRKGEKNILWPGEVKWFARSSGTTNTKSKYIPVTRSSMNTCHYKAGKDMLSIYIHNHPKTKIFFGKAVRLGGSYELHKKYNTFYGDLSSILIKNMPFWVEHICVPGKKIALMSEWEKKLETIVKETGNKDVRILLGVCSWLLIFLKKLLKEFDKKKINEIWPDIEVIFHGGVNLNPYIHQYKKLFDKSVNFYNVYSASEGFFAIQDQKNIEDLLLLLNHGIFYEFIPTEEINNANPKIFSIDKVELNKNYALVISTNAGLWRYIVGDTVRFTSLSPYRIFISGRTTHYINSFGEELIIENAEKALHNACMKTKSVIHEYTAGPVYMNQKNSGAHEWIIEFEKQPINLCEFRNILDDELKSMNSDYEIKRYKNIVLGPPIIYIARNGLFYDWLKKHKKLGGQNKVPRLSNDRIYIDSILKMEKKRD comes from the coding sequence ATGATAAAGTATTTATCTGGATATTTTACATCTGCTTTTCTTAAAAAAAGAATTAAGAGCATAGAGTTTTTTATACGTTATCCAATAGAAATACAAAATCAATTAATTAATCATATGGTTTCATATGCAAAAAATACAGAATTTGGAAAAAAATATGGATTTCGTGACATCAAAAAATATCATCAATTTTCTGAAAGAATTCCTATATGTAAATATTCTGATTTACAATATTCTATTCAAAGAATTCGTAAAGGAGAAAAAAATATATTATGGCCAGGAGAAGTAAAATGGTTTGCCAGATCTTCTGGAACTACTAATACAAAAAGCAAATACATTCCTGTTACAAGATCATCTATGAATACATGTCATTATAAAGCAGGAAAAGATATGTTGTCTATCTATATTCATAATCATCCCAAAACAAAAATTTTCTTTGGAAAAGCTGTTCGTTTGGGGGGGAGTTATGAATTACATAAAAAATATAACACATTTTATGGTGATTTATCTTCTATTTTAATAAAAAATATGCCTTTTTGGGTTGAACATATTTGTGTTCCTGGAAAAAAAATAGCCTTAATGAGTGAATGGGAAAAAAAATTAGAAACCATAGTAAAAGAAACGGGAAATAAAGACGTTAGAATTTTATTAGGTGTTTGTTCTTGGTTGTTAATTTTTTTGAAAAAGTTATTAAAAGAATTTGATAAAAAAAAAATAAACGAAATATGGCCTGATATAGAGGTTATATTTCATGGAGGAGTCAATTTGAACCCTTATATTCATCAATATAAAAAATTATTTGATAAATCTGTAAATTTTTATAATGTATACAGTGCATCAGAAGGTTTTTTTGCGATACAAGATCAAAAAAATATTGAAGATCTTTTATTATTATTAAATCATGGTATATTTTACGAATTTATTCCCACAGAAGAAATAAATAATGCAAATCCTAAAATATTTTCTATTGATAAAGTAGAATTAAACAAAAATTATGCGCTTGTGATTTCTACTAATGCAGGATTATGGAGATATATAGTTGGAGATACTGTTAGGTTTACTAGTTTATCTCCTTATAGAATTTTCATTTCAGGAAGAACGACTCATTACATCAATTCTTTTGGGGAAGAATTAATTATTGAAAATGCAGAAAAGGCATTACATAATGCCTGTATGAAAACAAAATCCGTTATTCATGAATATACGGCAGGTCCTGTCTATATGAATCAAAAAAATTCTGGAGCACATGAATGGATTATAGAATTTGAAAAACAACCGATAAACTTATGTGAATTTAGGAATATTTTGGATGATGAATTAAAATCTATGAATTCAGATTACGAAATTAAACGATACAAAAATATTGTTTTAGGTCCTCCTATTATATATATAGCCAGAAATGGTTTATTTTATGACTGGCTAAAAAAACATAAAAAATTAGGGGGACAAAACAAAGTCCCTCGTTTATCTAATGATAGAATATATATTGATTCCATTCTTAAAATGGAAAAAAAAAGAGACTAG
- the rpsO gene encoding 30S ribosomal protein S15 encodes MTIEKKQEIFQTYGTSVYDTGSSNVQVALFTYRINHLNNHLKNNKKDFNTERALVKMVGKRKKLLKYIEKHDINNYKNIIKHLGLRK; translated from the coding sequence ATGACAATAGAAAAAAAACAAGAAATATTTCAGACTTATGGAACATCTGTTTACGATACAGGTTCATCCAATGTTCAGGTTGCTTTATTTACTTATCGTATCAATCATTTAAATAATCATCTCAAAAATAATAAAAAGGATTTTAATACAGAAAGAGCTTTAGTAAAAATGGTGGGTAAAAGAAAAAAATTGTTGAAATATATAGAAAAACATGATATCAACAATTATAAAAATATCATTAAACATTTAGGATTAAGAAAATAA